In Podospora pseudocomata strain CBS 415.72m chromosome 4, whole genome shotgun sequence, the genomic stretch ccAAGTATGCGCCTTTGGCAAATTCGTAATCTCCCCCGCCTTCTCAATAGTGAACCTTCTCGGCCCATCACTCCCCTGCAGATCCTTGAACCCGTTCACCGGAATCCTCGACGTGCCCGTCGTGAACTGCAGCAGCCTGCTCTTCTGCTCCCCGTCCCAGCTCCTCACTGTCTGCCAAAAGAACTGAATCACCTCGTCGCTCTCGGTGTATCCCCTGTAATCGGTGTGCTTCTTCCAGTCGTCCACGTCAATCTCGGCAATACCGCCAATcagcagctccagctccctctcGTCAAAGACATTGATCAGATCATGAGGAATAAGCTCCTGGAACCCCTCCTTGAACGCCTGGAACTGCTCCGCAATTCTCTTTTCGATCCTCCACTTGACCATCAGGTCGACATactccttcttgttctctTCCGTCACGTCAATGTTGCGCCCGTTGGGCTTGAGGTCCTCGACAGCAATCACGCCGAAGCGCTCGTCTTCAGTAGAGAAAGTCATCTCCAGCCCGGCATCCGTGATGTCGTTGTCCAGAATCCACTGCAGCGACCGGTGGAAGTCAGCGTCGACACCCTCCATGTCAGCCAGCACCACTGCCTTGCCAAGCACCATCTTGTACAGCGCTCCGATGAAGAAGGCGTCGAGGAATCTGCGGTGGAAAATGGCAAGACCGACAACACGGCCAATAAACTTGAAATAGTTCAGGTGCTCGGGATTGATGCCCGAGTGCGGGTTGATCTGCAGCGTATAGTTGTCGTGCGCAGAGTACTCGAACAAGCAATAGAACGGGTTGAACATCTCGTGcgacaagagaaagaagaactCTCTCGACAGACCACCATAATCCAGACCGTCTTCGCCGTCGAATTTGATCATCAGTCTCTTCTTCAGGTCCGTGGCTGACTGGCGACTAATCTCGGCGAACGAGTCCTCAAAGATGTGCGAGCGTCTAACCTTGATGTGGCATTGCCCGGAGAGGATTCGCATGGCGGGCTGAGACCGGAAGTAAATCAGCTTCCTCCTGAAATCACGCTTGTACTGCGGCACGTTCTGGTCGAGCGACGACGGCAACCTTGGGTCATCCCAGGTGgttgtcttggtgttgtggtccaCAAAGTAGACGCGAGCTGTGTTAGTCAGGCGCATCTCCCATCCGCTGGGCAAGGGGCCAAGCTGTGACactggctgctgctggattCTTCCGTTGTCGTTATTGCCGCCATACATCCTTATGTACTGCTGGCGTCGCGGGTCGACCCACGTCGTTGTGCGTGTGTTGTGGTCGACAAAGTAAGCTCTACCTTCAGGTGTCCACCTCTGCTCCCAGCCAGGTGGAAGCTCGCCGCTACCGGCCGTTGTGGCCCCGGTGTTCATCATGGTGGTGGCATTGGCTTGCGAGGCGGCTGCTTGCTGCgcctgctgttgttgaagtgTTGGCGAGTTGGCACCAGTTCGATCTTCGGGGAGCGTGCGGTTCTGGTGTCTCTGTCTTTCCACTTGGGTATTCGCCTCGGCCACCCGGTTCTCGGCAGCTCCCGTCGCCCCTGTCGGTCTGTTCCAGCTCGTCGTTCGCGTATTGTGATCAACATAGTAGGTTCTCCCCAGGTTGTCCTCGCGACGTTCCCAGCCTGCTGGCAGACGGCCTTGCGAGTCTTCAAAGGGGCTCAGCGTG encodes the following:
- the RSP5 gene encoding NEDD4 E3 ubiquitin-protein ligase (COG:O; EggNog:ENOG503NWRW), which produces MSGSQAGPSAQGNNLRVTIIAADGLYKRDVFRFPDPFAVATINGEQTKTTQVSKRTLNPYWNESFDFKVNEDSILAVQVFDQKKFKKKDQGFLGVINIRVGDVIELSPESDDQMLTRDLKKSTDNLVVHGKLIINLSTNMTAPARAQQQQALLPSAPSSSRPSLLNPATPNLSNGEASSERPSSAMSRPNGGSSAAGQLAIPHRPASLASNPSAATPASNGPVTNGAVAQARQTNSTLSPFEDSQGRLPAGWERREDNLGRTYYVDHNTRTTSWNRPTGATGAAENRVAEANTQVERQRHQNRTLPEDRTGANSPTLQQQQAQQAAASQANATTMMNTGATTAGSGELPPGWEQRWTPEGRAYFVDHNTRTTTWVDPRRQQYIRMYGGNNDNGRIQQQPVSQLGPLPSGWEMRLTNTARVYFVDHNTKTTTWDDPRLPSSLDQNVPQYKRDFRRKLIYFRSQPAMRILSGQCHIKVRRSHIFEDSFAEISRQSATDLKKRLMIKFDGEDGLDYGGLSREFFFLLSHEMFNPFYCLFEYSAHDNYTLQINPHSGINPEHLNYFKFIGRVVGLAIFHRRFLDAFFIGALYKMVLGKAVVLADMEGVDADFHRSLQWILDNDITDAGLEMTFSTEDERFGVIAVEDLKPNGRNIDVTEENKKEYVDLMVKWRIEKRIAEQFQAFKEGFQELIPHDLINVFDERELELLIGGIAEIDVDDWKKHTDYRGYTESDEVIQFFWQTVRSWDGEQKSRLLQFTTGTSRIPVNGFKDLQGSDGPRRFTIEKAGEITNLPKAHTCFNRLDLPPYKDLAMLQNKLTIAVEETMGFGQE